The following proteins come from a genomic window of Companilactobacillus pabuli:
- a CDS encoding alpha/beta hydrolase, translating to MKVEIKRDGLTLRGDFVKPKTDKFNLVILMHGFTSNRGIEPSQLLYQLAQRFVAEGLGTLRFDFNGHGESDGRFQDMTVLNEIADGKAILDYARSLDGVENIYLLGHSQGGVVASMLAGYYPEKIAKLALLAPAATLKDDALKGDTQGYTYDPKNIPDTLPIKKGLTLGGFYLRTAQTLPIYEIASQYHGPVCLVHGLKDTVVNNIASKRYDDCYTNDKLHLLDDADHGFEINNSRQEALNIATKFMLD from the coding sequence ATGAAGGTAGAAATTAAAAGAGATGGATTAACTTTACGAGGAGATTTTGTTAAACCAAAAACTGATAAATTTAATTTAGTTATTTTGATGCATGGTTTTACTTCTAATCGGGGGATAGAACCTAGTCAATTACTGTATCAATTGGCTCAACGCTTTGTGGCTGAAGGATTAGGCACATTGCGTTTTGACTTCAATGGTCATGGCGAAAGTGACGGACGTTTTCAAGATATGACGGTTTTGAATGAAATTGCCGATGGTAAAGCTATTTTGGACTACGCTCGCAGTCTTGATGGTGTCGAAAATATTTATTTACTGGGACATTCTCAAGGTGGAGTCGTGGCTAGCATGTTGGCTGGTTACTATCCTGAGAAAATTGCTAAGTTAGCTTTGTTAGCTCCGGCCGCAACTTTAAAAGATGATGCCCTAAAAGGTGACACTCAAGGCTATACGTATGATCCGAAAAATATCCCTGATACTTTACCTATCAAAAAAGGTTTAACTTTGGGTGGTTTTTACTTACGAACAGCTCAAACTTTGCCAATTTATGAGATAGCTAGTCAGTATCACGGGCCAGTTTGTTTAGTTCACGGATTGAAAGATACCGTGGTAAATAATATTGCTTCGAAACGTTACGATGACTGTTATACCAACGATAAATTGCATTTGTTAGATGATGCAGATCATGGATTTGAAATTAATAATTCTCGTCAAGAAGCTTTGAACATTGCGACAAAATTCATGTTAGATTAA
- a CDS encoding SDR family oxidoreductase, which produces MEKFLIIGGTGNIGFPLIEFLNKQKNVQIVAGSHNPDKAQEKFQDMENVVVKKFDFLDNTTFADAFDGVSKVFFVRPPQLGHPKQDMLPFLRYAQNHAIDQIVFVSLLGVEKNPMTPHHQIEQMILELNIRYTFIRPSFFMQNLDTTHLYDIKNHHDLFIPAGNSRTSFIDTRDIGKIAGITMLDDKYLFQKLNITGPQALNYQEIAQVMTQVLGTKITYSKPSLLKFRKTMLKRGLKKDFVNVMVMLYLITQLGNAKEVTDTAEKVLGHKPRNIKDYIEDYRDYFI; this is translated from the coding sequence ATGGAAAAATTTCTAATTATCGGTGGAACTGGTAACATTGGTTTCCCATTGATAGAGTTCTTAAATAAACAAAAAAATGTTCAAATCGTAGCCGGATCACACAATCCTGATAAAGCTCAAGAAAAATTCCAAGATATGGAAAATGTTGTAGTTAAGAAATTTGATTTTTTGGACAATACTACTTTTGCTGACGCTTTTGACGGTGTATCGAAGGTCTTCTTCGTACGTCCGCCACAATTAGGACATCCCAAACAGGATATGTTGCCATTCTTGCGTTATGCTCAAAATCACGCTATCGACCAAATCGTCTTCGTTTCACTGTTAGGTGTTGAGAAAAATCCTATGACACCACACCATCAAATCGAACAAATGATTCTAGAATTAAATATTCGTTACACGTTCATTCGTCCTAGTTTCTTCATGCAAAATCTCGACACAACACACTTATACGACATCAAAAATCATCATGACCTCTTCATCCCCGCTGGCAATTCTCGGACAAGTTTCATCGACACCCGCGATATTGGTAAAATTGCTGGTATCACAATGCTTGACGACAAATATCTTTTCCAAAAGCTCAATATCACTGGTCCTCAAGCTTTGAACTACCAAGAAATCGCTCAGGTCATGACTCAAGTTTTAGGTACCAAAATTACTTATAGCAAACCTAGTTTATTGAAATTTCGCAAAACGATGCTAAAACGTGGTCTCAAAAAGGATTTTGTCAACGTGATGGTGATGCTCTACTTGATTACCCAATTAGGCAATGCCAAAGAAGTCACCGATACTGCTGAAAAAGTCCTCGGTCATAAACCTAGAAATATCAAGGATTATATCGAAGATTATCGTGATTATTTTATTTAA
- a CDS encoding nitroreductase, which yields MEFEKVLNDRHSVRDFKNTPVKMNLIKEIVQEAQKAPSWVNSQPWKVYAATGKTLDNIKQAYLDKDSQKGYPDFPVMHREDWSEAAQANMKQWRHEIVHHFDDFDQAHEKMSFASSHLYSTPAMLFITIPKNSSKWSIFDAGAFSQTLMLAAQNKGLDTIPNYTSVRFPDVVRKFTDIPDDETLVVGIAIGYAQDSTINTYRSKRVPVDDILKIKG from the coding sequence ATGGAATTTGAAAAAGTACTCAACGACCGTCATTCTGTCCGTGACTTTAAAAACACACCGGTCAAAATGAATTTAATTAAAGAAATTGTTCAAGAAGCTCAAAAAGCTCCTTCATGGGTCAACTCTCAACCTTGGAAAGTCTATGCCGCTACTGGTAAAACTTTGGACAATATCAAACAAGCTTATTTAGACAAAGACTCTCAAAAAGGATATCCCGACTTTCCGGTCATGCACCGAGAAGATTGGAGTGAAGCCGCTCAAGCTAATATGAAACAATGGCGTCACGAAATAGTGCATCACTTTGACGACTTTGATCAAGCTCACGAGAAAATGAGTTTCGCTAGTTCTCACTTATACAGCACTCCTGCTATGCTTTTCATCACCATTCCGAAGAACTCTTCCAAGTGGTCAATTTTTGATGCCGGGGCCTTCAGTCAAACTTTGATGTTAGCCGCTCAAAACAAAGGGCTCGATACGATTCCTAATTACACCAGTGTTCGCTTCCCTGATGTCGTTAGAAAATTCACCGATATCCCTGACGATGAAACTTTAGTTGTCGGTATCGCAATTGGTTATGCTCAAGATTCAACTATTAATACTTATCGTTCAAAACGTGTGCCTGTAGATGATATTTTAAAAATCAAAGGCTAA